One stretch of Acidobacteriota bacterium DNA includes these proteins:
- a CDS encoding YbaB/EbfC family nucleoid-associated protein, with amino-acid sequence MMKQAQQMQQQMQEKLGEIRVEGTAGGGMVTVELSGHRELLSLKIEKEAVDPDDVEMLQDLIVAAINDAGRKVEEAVEGEMGGLAGSLGLPGMF; translated from the coding sequence ATGATGAAGCAGGCGCAGCAGATGCAGCAGCAGATGCAGGAGAAGCTCGGGGAGATCAGGGTCGAGGGAACCGCCGGAGGCGGGATGGTGACGGTCGAGCTTTCGGGGCACCGCGAGCTGCTTTCGCTGAAGATCGAAAAGGAAGCCGTCGATCCGGATGACGTCGAAATGCTGCAGGATCTCATCGTTGCAGCGATCAACGATGCCGGTCGAAAGGTCGAGGAAGCGGTCGAAGGCGAAATGGGTGGTCTCGCCGGGAGCCTCGGTTTGCCGGGTATGTTCTGA